Genomic segment of Pirellulales bacterium:
CGGCAGGACGTGGTGATCGTGCCGATCGGCTTCCTCAGCGATCACATGGAGGTGTTGTACGACCTCGATACCGCTGCCGCCGCGCATTGCGAAAAGCTCGGCCTGAACATGGTTCGCGCAACCACCGCGGGCAGCCACCCGAAATTCGCCACGCTGGTGCGCGAGTTGGTCGAAGAACGCGTGTTGGGCAAGGAACCACGCGTCGTGGGCAACCTGCCGGCGCGGCCGCCCGTCTGTCCCGCCGACTGTTGCGCCTCTGTCAGCGCCGCGCGGCCTGCGACAGAAACTCGGTGATCTCGGTCAGCGACGCCCCCGGGGTAAACACCTTGGCGACGCCCAGTTGTTCGAGCGTGGGAATGTCACCCTCGGGAATGATCCCCCCCAGGATCAAGGTGACGTGCGAGAGGCCCTTCGCGCGGAGCGCTTCAGTCAACAGGGGGACGAGCGTCTTATGCGCGCCCGACAGAATGCTGATTCCCAGGACATCGGCGTCTTCGTCCTCGACCGCGCGTACGACTTCCTCGGGCGTCTGCCACAGGCCGGTGTAGATCACTTCCATGCCCGCGTCGCGCAGCGCTCGCGCCACCACCTGCACGCCGCGGTCGTGGCCGTCGAGCCCGACTTTGGCGAGGACAACACGGATCGGTCTGCTGCGCGTGGCGGTGGACATGACGGCTCGGACAAATGACTAGGAAGAGGACACGGCGGGATTGTAGCGTCCCAACACTTCGGCCAAGGCCGCCATCGTTTCGCCGACGCTCACGCGCGCCCGGGCGGCGTCGAGCAAGGCCGGCATGAGATTCTCCTTGGCCCCAGCCGCACGGCGGACCTCGTCGAGTGCCTG
This window contains:
- a CDS encoding cobalamin B12-binding domain-containing protein, whose product is MSTATRSRPIRVVLAKVGLDGHDRGVQVVARALRDAGMEVIYTGLWQTPEEVVRAVEDEDADVLGISILSGAHKTLVPLLTEALRAKGLSHVTLILGGIIPEGDIPTLEQLGVAKVFTPGASLTEITEFLSQAARR